One segment of Panicum virgatum strain AP13 chromosome 3K, P.virgatum_v5, whole genome shotgun sequence DNA contains the following:
- the LOC120699362 gene encoding probable signal peptidase complex subunit 1, whose product MDWQGQKLAEMLMQVLLVASAVAAFLAGYVRGDFQLMLLVYAAGVVLTALVTVPNWPFFNRNPLKWLDAAEAERHPRPQVSATGAGAGGKKKSGKNK is encoded by the coding sequence ATGGATTGGCAGGGGCAGAAGCTCGCGGAGATGCTGATGCAGGTGCTGCTTGTGgcgtcggccgtggcggcgTTCCTGGCGGGCTACGTGCGCGGGGACTTCCAGCTCATGCTGCTCGTCTACGCCGCTGGCGTCGTGCTCACGGCGCTCGTCACCGTCCCCAACTGGCCCTTCTTCAACCGCAACCCGCTCAAGTggctcgacgccgccgaggccgagcgCCACCCGCGCCCGCAGGTCAGCGCCACCGGCGCGGGGGCAGGGGGTAAGAAGAAGTCCGGGAAGAACAAGTAG